In Onychostoma macrolepis isolate SWU-2019 chromosome 04, ASM1243209v1, whole genome shotgun sequence, one DNA window encodes the following:
- the LOC131539163 gene encoding uncharacterized protein LOC131539163, whose amino-acid sequence MGKVHSSEKKFSVARNIKQSWSSKIEDGSNENLPIFKLQLKETWQNSDGLCRRCTFGKENAKPNKTIMMIGATGAGKTTLINSMINYILGVQWEDDFWFVLIDERKQKSQAESQTSEITAYQINHMNGFHTEYSLTIVDTPGFSDTRGISHDQKITKQIQDLFSARGGIDCIDAVCFVVQASLARLTQIQKYIFDSILSMFGKDIAENILVMVTFADGKTPPVLEAIKVSEVPCSTNESGEPLHFKFNNSAVFATNNKSAEDEESDCETFDQMFWNLGFSSMKKFFTSLNKMITKSLSLTREVLKEQQHLEGLQPQINAGLTKLDEIKKTRAALQQHKAEMDANKDFEFEVQAIVTKQATF is encoded by the coding sequence ATGGGAAAAGTTCACAGCAGTGAAAAGAAATTCAGTGTTGCGCGTAATATAAAGCAAAGCTGGAGCAGTAAAATAGAAGATGGAAGCAATGAAAACCTAccaatatttaaactccagctGAAGGAAACATGGCAGAACAGTGATGGATTATGCAGAAGATGCACATTTGGGAAAGAAAATGCAAAACCGAACAAGACCATTATGATGATCGGAGCCACAGGTGCAGGAAAAACCACTCTAATCAACAGCATGATCAACTACATTCTGGGAGTGCAATGGGAAGACGACTTCTGGTTTGTGCTGATAGATGAAAGGAAGCAGAAATCCCAGGCTGAAAGTCAGACATCGGAGATTACAGCATATCAGATCAATCACATGAATGGTTTCCACACTGAATATTCTCTGACTATTGTGGACACACCAGGCTTCAGTGACACCAGAGGAATTTCACATGACCAGAAAATCACAAAACAGATTCAGGATTTATTTTCTGCCCGAGGAGGAATCGACTGCATTGATGCCGTGTGTTTTGTAGTACAGGCTTCACTTGCCCGTCTGacacaaatacagaaatacatctTTGACTCCATTCTTTCCATGTTTGGGAAGGATATCGCTGAAAACATCCTTGTAATGGTCACCTTTGCAGACGGGAAAACACCTCCTGTTCTCGAGGCCATCAAAGTCTCTGAGGTGCCCTGTTCTACCAACGAGTCTGGAGAACCACTTCACTTCAAGTTCAACAACTCTGCTGTGTTTGCTACCAATAATAAATCTGCAGAGGATGAGGAGTCTGATTGTGAAACCTTTGACCAAATGTTCTGGAATTTGGGATTTTCTAGCATGAAGAAATTCTTCACATCCCTTAACAAGATGATAACCAAGAGCTTGTCTCTGACACGGGAGGTCCTAAAAGAGCAGCAACATCTGGAAGGCCTCCAGCCCCAAATCAATGCTGGTCTGACAAAACtggatgaaataaaaaaaacaagagcTGCTCTGCAGCAGCACAAGGCTGAAATGGATGCAAACAAggattttgaatttgaagtaCAAGCAATTGTCACAAAACAGGCTACTTTTTGA
- the LOC131539164 gene encoding uncharacterized protein LOC131539164: MSPETPRRQIRDNMFVRILTLLEEMKETQKIQGRMLQTLLQQRGNISTTVSSTPEGFPLKTVRDVEFMEEKLANPNFMSELVAAVTDIGGGTVDKATKRMMTFLLDHALSRQYNFLGRNGKREFKALKLYEVIYGGLKKNAMTSQITVKMPRRRSPSGSLVLGTGGVIDRPDRQPLNKDFRLQAHLRWKETNSVCDSEGTLYKSMLS; the protein is encoded by the exons ATGTCACCAGAAACCCCTCGAAGACAAATCAGGGACAACATGTTTGTTCGCATCTTAACACTGCTTGAGGAGATGAAAGAGACTCAAAAAATCCAGGGGAGGATGCTACAAACGCTTCTACAACAGCGTGGCAACATTAGCACCACCGTCTCTTCTACCCCAGAGGGTTTCCCCCTAAAGACAGTTAGAGATGTGGAATTCATGGAAGAAAAACTGGCAAACCCAAACTTCATGTCCGAACTG GTTGCAGCTGTGACTGACATAGGGGGGGGAACTGTTGACAAGGCCACAAAAAGGATGATGACCTTCCTCCTAGACCATGCCCTATCCAGGCAGTATAACTTTCTGGGCCGAAATGGGAAGAGAGAGTTCAAGGCCTTAAAACTGTATGAAGTAATATATG GAGGCTTAAAGAAAAACGCCATGACCAGCCAAATCACCGTAAAGATGCCGAGAAGGCGGTCTCCAAGTGGCTCATTGGTGCTAGGGACCGGGGGGGTAATAGACAGGCCCGACAGGCAACCCCTCAACAAGGACTTCAGACTTCAGGCTCATTTGAGGTGGAAAGAAACTAATTCTGTCTGTGACAGTGAGGGAACACTGTACAAAAGCATGTTGTcataa